From Wolbachia endosymbiont (group A) of Longitarsus flavicornis, the proteins below share one genomic window:
- a CDS encoding cytochrome c oxidase subunit 3, whose amino-acid sequence MKSKEHDFHLVDQSPWPIAISAAILILALGLVGALHKQIFGMFCLVLGISAVSGVLFYWWRDVIREAIYDKCHTAIVKHGLKFAMYLFILSEVVFFIVFFCSFFKAWLDPVFLFEAFSPAKKVEWPPEGILPPDPWSLPFMNTLILLLSGTTITWANHSLLENDKKSMIKMLSITILLGVFFIIVQAIEYHEASFSLQETGEKLIYTSNFYMITGFHCAHVIIGIIFLSVCLFRAQKDQFTPQDHLCFEFASWYWHFVDIVWIFLFLFVYWLSI is encoded by the coding sequence ATGAAAAGTAAGGAACATGATTTTCATTTAGTGGACCAAAGTCCTTGGCCAATTGCTATATCAGCAGCAATTCTTATTCTTGCACTTGGATTAGTTGGCGCGCTTCATAAACAAATTTTCGGAATGTTTTGTTTAGTTCTGGGAATCTCCGCAGTATCAGGGGTGCTGTTCTACTGGTGGAGAGATGTAATAAGGGAGGCCATTTATGACAAATGTCACACTGCCATTGTAAAACATGGACTCAAATTTGCAATGTACTTATTTATTCTCTCGGAGGTTGTATTTTTTATAGTGTTCTTTTGTTCATTCTTTAAAGCCTGGCTTGATCCAGTTTTTTTATTTGAGGCGTTTTCTCCTGCAAAAAAAGTTGAATGGCCCCCTGAGGGAATTTTGCCGCCTGATCCGTGGTCACTACCATTCATGAATACGTTAATATTATTGCTTTCTGGTACAACAATTACTTGGGCAAATCACTCTTTACTCGAAAACGATAAAAAGAGCATGATTAAAATGCTGTCCATAACTATATTGCTTGGGGTTTTTTTTATAATAGTGCAAGCAATAGAGTATCATGAAGCGAGTTTTTCTCTACAAGAAACAGGAGAAAAGCTTATTTATACATCCAATTTTTATATGATTACCGGTTTTCACTGTGCACACGTTATAATAGGAATAATATTTTTATCAGTGTGTTTATTTAGAGCGCAGAAAGACCAATTTACACCTCAGGACCATTTGTGCTTTGAGTTTGCCTCCTGGTATTGGCACTTTGTAGATATAGTCTGGATATTTTTATTTTTATTTGTCTATTGGTTAAGCATTTAA
- the ruvX gene encoding Holliday junction resolvase RuvX produces the protein MLHSSPDEFLKSIPKDKRIMCLDMGEKQIGIAFSDKTQLIATAHSIYYRKNMSKDLGYLHRIFKENEAGSMVIGIPLNIDEQETKWCKTIIQFANKIIKKYKVNIYLQDESLSTSIATHTLKITGISITKSKKIDDKISACIILQRALDKIKAIK, from the coding sequence ATGCTACATAGCAGTCCAGATGAGTTTCTAAAGTCTATTCCAAAAGATAAGCGCATAATGTGCCTTGACATGGGAGAAAAGCAAATAGGCATAGCATTCAGTGATAAAACACAGCTTATAGCCACAGCTCATAGTATATATTACAGGAAAAATATGAGCAAAGATTTAGGTTATCTGCATAGAATATTCAAAGAAAATGAAGCTGGATCAATGGTAATAGGAATACCATTAAACATAGACGAGCAAGAAACTAAATGGTGTAAAACCATAATCCAATTTGCAAATAAAATAATAAAAAAATATAAAGTAAATATATACTTACAAGACGAGAGCTTATCAACATCTATTGCAACTCATACACTAAAAATCACTGGAATATCAATCACAAAATCGAAAAAAATAGATGATAAAATTTCCGCATGTATTATTTTGCAACGAGCCTTAGATAAAATAAAGGCAATCAAATAG
- a CDS encoding methyltransferase domain-containing protein: MKSNLSFIKNVALNCMSKLIGVLNIKKVKHFIVNKYNTLHKEMIVLLKKSKNLLNTNIEIGLYHFYKGSISDAKLRFWLISIFYPHLPIVWYNIGRCHFAVGNTNKAYNYLTKTLKLDSDHEEASYYIKKMTNSAPITELPKNLIRQYFDYTGEYFVEHWLIAKQYRGHELVHMIITKIFNNSTSELNILDLGCGTGICGHFLKINSIGNHITGIDISSRMLNIARGCFIKGKPVYNELIHMEMKEFLKQEKNQQYDVIIFAEVLHYLHDFQEELELAKRSTSKKGVIVCLIRRKEGEGIDFVNKGDYFRHSESYVQHVAKEINMQISYMSYCKIYGSQVDGILFALQHQQKNPKNLT, from the coding sequence ATGAAAAGTAATCTCTCTTTTATAAAAAACGTTGCTTTAAATTGTATGTCTAAGCTCATTGGCGTATTAAATATTAAGAAAGTAAAACACTTCATTGTGAATAAATATAATACTCTTCATAAAGAAATGATAGTGCTTCTTAAAAAATCTAAGAACCTGTTAAATACCAACATTGAAATCGGTTTATATCACTTTTATAAAGGTAGCATATCAGATGCAAAGTTACGATTTTGGTTAATTAGCATATTTTACCCCCATTTACCTATAGTCTGGTATAACATCGGAAGGTGTCATTTTGCGGTAGGGAATACTAACAAAGCTTATAATTATTTAACAAAGACACTAAAATTAGATAGTGACCACGAGGAGGCGTCTTACTATATAAAAAAAATGACAAACTCAGCGCCTATTACAGAATTGCCAAAAAACCTCATAAGACAATATTTTGATTACACAGGTGAATATTTTGTTGAACATTGGTTGATTGCTAAACAGTATAGAGGGCATGAACTTGTACACATGATAATTACAAAAATCTTCAACAACTCCACTTCTGAGCTCAATATACTTGACCTTGGTTGTGGAACTGGAATATGTGGTCATTTCTTGAAAATAAATAGTATTGGAAACCACATAACAGGAATTGACATTTCAAGTAGAATGCTAAATATCGCAAGAGGATGCTTTATAAAAGGTAAGCCTGTTTACAATGAATTAATACATATGGAAATGAAAGAGTTTCTTAAACAAGAGAAAAACCAGCAGTATGATGTAATTATCTTTGCTGAAGTGCTACATTATCTACATGACTTTCAAGAAGAATTGGAATTAGCAAAAAGATCTACGAGCAAAAAAGGGGTTATTGTATGTTTAATAAGAAGAAAGGAAGGTGAAGGTATTGACTTTGTAAACAAAGGAGACTATTTTCGTCACTCAGAAAGTTATGTTCAACATGTTGCAAAAGAAATAAATATGCAAATAAGTTATATGAGTTACTGTAAAATATATGGCAGTCAGGTTGACGGTATCTTGTTTGCATTACAGCATCAACAAAAAAATCCGAAAAACCTAACTTAA
- the pstC gene encoding phosphate ABC transporter permease subunit PstC yields MNSVIIIPVLLILLFCFSRFQEVNKVKSYLYLSCVWMLTWLSVFYNNCFVTFISIALLFFMLAFIFKNKRNKVIKLSLFVALAISFFITLFIMLSIFIQSISFFNKVAISEFLFCLKWGHNVVTINEEKIGCFGIAPLLVGTLLITIIAMLVVVPLGLFSAIYISEYASEKVRYIVNTTLQVLSAIPTVVYGYFAVVFLSFFIKQVANFFGLSIHSESALVAGLSIGIMILPFIISLLEDAIRSVPKSLRYGFMALGATPAETIWHITIPYAMPTILSAILLSISRVIGETMIVLMAVGINANLTFNPLNSVTTITVQIATLLTGDQDFNSVQTLAAYALSLVLFVITWLLNAFALFVMKRN; encoded by the coding sequence ATGAATTCGGTGATAATCATACCTGTCTTACTAATCCTTTTATTTTGTTTTAGTAGGTTTCAAGAAGTAAATAAGGTTAAATCTTATCTATATCTTAGTTGTGTATGGATGCTAACTTGGTTGTCAGTATTCTATAATAATTGTTTTGTAACTTTTATTTCTATAGCGTTACTTTTTTTCATGCTTGCTTTTATCTTTAAAAATAAAAGAAATAAGGTAATAAAACTTTCGTTATTTGTGGCTTTGGCCATATCATTTTTTATCACTTTATTTATAATGCTATCTATTTTTATTCAATCCATTAGTTTTTTTAATAAAGTAGCTATTTCAGAATTCTTGTTCTGCTTGAAATGGGGCCACAATGTAGTCACTATCAATGAAGAGAAGATAGGATGTTTTGGTATAGCGCCGCTTTTAGTTGGTACATTACTTATAACTATTATAGCAATGTTAGTTGTCGTTCCGCTTGGTTTATTTTCTGCAATATATATTAGTGAATATGCGAGTGAGAAAGTGCGTTATATTGTTAATACAACTTTGCAAGTTTTGTCTGCTATTCCTACGGTTGTATATGGATATTTCGCGGTTGTGTTTTTGTCTTTCTTTATAAAGCAGGTAGCAAATTTTTTTGGTTTAAGTATACACTCAGAAAGTGCCTTAGTTGCCGGTTTATCGATTGGGATAATGATTCTTCCTTTTATTATTTCTTTACTCGAAGATGCCATAAGATCTGTTCCAAAAAGCTTGCGTTATGGCTTCATGGCACTTGGTGCAACTCCAGCGGAAACTATATGGCATATAACAATACCTTATGCAATGCCTACAATTTTAAGTGCAATTTTATTGTCAATTTCAAGAGTAATAGGTGAAACAATGATTGTGCTAATGGCTGTGGGAATCAACGCAAATTTGACTTTTAACCCTCTTAATTCAGTTACTACCATTACCGTGCAGATCGCTACATTACTTACCGGAGATCAGGATTTCAATAGTGTACAAACTCTTGCTGCTTATGCGCTTAGTTTAGTGTTGTTTGTTATTACTTGGCTATTAAATGCATTTGCATTGTTTGTAATGAAGCGTAACTAG
- a CDS encoding ribonucleoside-diphosphate reductase subunit alpha, translated as MNNITINYAKDSKLTDFGKAVLSDRYLIENESYQDLFARIANYYSDNKEHAQRLYDYMSNLWFMPSTPILSNGGTKRGLPISCFLNETEDSLQGIVDLWNENVWLAARGGGIGSYWGNLRSIGESVKGSGKTSGIVPFIVVQNALTLAISQGSLRRGSSAVYLPVFHPEIEEFLDLRKPTGGDPNRKALNIHHAVIVTDKFMQAVENDQEWNLISPHNNKVISTVKARDIWIKILTARVETGEPYIIFLDATNNNKPESYKKLNLDIKMSNLCSEITLTTGYDHLNKSRTAVCCLSSVNLEYYEEWKDDKLFIEDIMRFLDNVLEDFINKAPNEMQRAKYSAARERSIGLGVMGFHSFLQSKMVPFESVTAQQWNKKIFKYLREQADIVSKKLAEEKGACPDAKEVDLMERFTHKLAIAPTASISIIAGNTSPGIEPYAANVFIQKTLTGSFVVRNKFLQKLLAEKNQDNDKIWSSISTNEGSVQHLDFLSEHEKLTFKTAYELDQRWIIEHASDRTSYICQSQSVNLFLPANVHKRYLHKIHMLAWKKGLKSLYYCRSQSMQRADKVSHDIFKKSEILQQKTDIDYDECLSCQ; from the coding sequence ATGAATAACATTACCATTAATTACGCAAAGGACAGCAAATTAACCGACTTTGGAAAAGCAGTTCTATCAGACAGGTATTTAATAGAAAATGAAAGTTATCAAGACCTCTTTGCACGTATTGCTAATTACTATTCTGATAATAAAGAACATGCGCAGCGTCTTTATGACTACATGAGCAACTTGTGGTTCATGCCTTCAACACCAATACTCAGCAATGGTGGCACTAAGAGAGGGTTACCTATCTCTTGCTTTCTTAATGAAACCGAAGACAGCTTGCAGGGAATAGTTGATCTATGGAATGAAAATGTTTGGCTTGCTGCACGTGGTGGAGGAATAGGTAGTTATTGGGGAAACCTGCGTTCAATAGGCGAAAGCGTAAAGGGTAGCGGCAAAACATCAGGAATTGTTCCATTTATTGTAGTGCAAAATGCTCTAACGCTTGCAATTAGTCAGGGATCCTTAAGGCGAGGAAGTTCAGCAGTTTATCTTCCTGTATTCCATCCGGAGATAGAAGAGTTTCTGGATTTACGCAAGCCAACAGGCGGTGACCCAAATCGCAAAGCGTTAAATATACATCATGCTGTAATAGTAACAGATAAATTTATGCAGGCTGTTGAGAATGATCAAGAATGGAATTTAATAAGCCCTCACAACAATAAGGTTATTTCAACTGTAAAAGCGCGGGATATATGGATCAAGATATTAACAGCAAGAGTTGAAACTGGAGAACCTTACATTATTTTCCTTGATGCAACAAATAACAATAAGCCAGAATCTTACAAAAAGCTCAACTTAGACATCAAGATGTCAAATCTATGCAGTGAAATAACTTTAACCACAGGTTATGATCACCTGAATAAGTCACGCACTGCTGTGTGTTGTCTATCATCCGTAAATCTTGAGTACTACGAAGAATGGAAAGACGATAAACTCTTCATAGAAGATATAATGCGTTTCCTTGATAATGTATTGGAAGATTTCATAAATAAAGCACCGAATGAAATGCAGCGAGCAAAATATTCTGCAGCCAGAGAACGCAGTATTGGTCTTGGTGTGATGGGCTTTCACTCATTTTTACAAAGCAAAATGGTTCCTTTTGAATCAGTAACAGCACAACAATGGAATAAAAAAATATTTAAGTATTTACGCGAGCAAGCAGATATAGTTTCTAAAAAATTAGCAGAAGAAAAGGGAGCATGTCCTGATGCCAAAGAAGTTGATCTAATGGAAAGGTTTACACACAAACTCGCTATTGCTCCTACTGCCTCGATCTCCATTATTGCAGGTAATACCTCCCCTGGAATAGAACCATACGCAGCAAACGTATTCATACAAAAGACACTTACAGGCTCATTTGTAGTGCGAAATAAATTCTTGCAAAAACTATTAGCAGAAAAAAATCAAGACAATGATAAAATATGGTCTTCAATTTCAACAAACGAGGGTTCCGTTCAGCATTTAGATTTTCTTAGTGAGCATGAAAAATTGACATTTAAAACAGCGTACGAGCTTGACCAAAGATGGATTATAGAACATGCAAGTGATAGAACTTCGTATATTTGCCAGTCTCAATCAGTAAATCTGTTCTTACCTGCCAACGTACATAAACGTTACTTGCACAAAATACACATGCTTGCTTGGAAAAAAGGATTGAAGAGCTTATATTACTGCAGATCACAATCAATGCAGAGAGCCGATAAGGTCTCGCATGACATATTCAAAAAAAGTGAAATATTGCAACAAAAAACAGATATTGACTACGATGAATGCTTGTCGTGTCAATAG
- a CDS encoding TenA family transcriptional regulator yields the protein MFSGIIKSCYGSNLLKDIIEHPFNVELANNTLSIESFRFYIQQGTLLLSDYIRTVLITASRVEDCNNVVSLIRVARGAIAIERILHNHYFAIYAINRGEKSLECLNFTNFLLSTSYSNTYEAITVLYSYMFIYKTTVDSMKNRFKKNNRYKDWFDFYSGSFIESGCIILENIVDEYCSRARENEKSRMLKLFKISAQFILDFLNGAYNFSQINQDFKEY from the coding sequence GTGTTCAGTGGTATAATTAAGAGTTGTTATGGATCAAATCTTTTAAAGGATATAATTGAGCATCCTTTTAATGTTGAATTGGCGAATAACACTCTAAGTATAGAAAGTTTCAGATTCTATATTCAACAAGGTACATTACTCTTGAGTGATTATATTCGTACCGTTTTAATTACTGCATCCAGGGTAGAAGACTGTAACAATGTTGTTTCACTTATTAGGGTGGCTCGAGGGGCAATTGCTATTGAAAGAATTTTGCATAACCACTACTTTGCTATATATGCTATAAATCGTGGAGAGAAATCTCTTGAGTGCTTAAATTTCACTAATTTTCTTTTGTCTACATCATATAGCAACACTTATGAAGCCATAACAGTTTTGTATTCTTATATGTTTATATACAAGACTACCGTTGATAGTATGAAAAATAGATTCAAGAAAAATAATAGATATAAGGATTGGTTTGATTTTTATAGCGGTAGTTTTATAGAATCTGGATGCATTATTTTAGAAAATATTGTTGATGAATATTGCAGCAGGGCAAGAGAAAATGAAAAGAGCAGAATGCTTAAGTTATTTAAGATAAGCGCCCAATTCATATTGGATTTTTTGAACGGTGCATATAATTTTTCACAAATCAATCAAGATTTTAAGGAATATTGA
- the rpmA gene encoding 50S ribosomal protein L27, with protein MATKKSGGSSCNGRDSAGRRLGIKKNGKVIPGNIIVRQRGTKFHPGKNVGIGKDHTIFAKIEGWVSFRRSANKKTFIDILPTDNMKASA; from the coding sequence ATGGCAACTAAAAAATCAGGTGGTAGTTCCTGTAATGGTAGAGATTCGGCAGGTCGTAGGTTAGGAATAAAGAAGAATGGGAAGGTTATTCCTGGTAACATAATTGTGCGCCAAAGAGGCACAAAATTCCATCCTGGAAAGAATGTTGGTATAGGTAAAGATCATACGATTTTTGCTAAAATAGAAGGCTGGGTCAGCTTTAGAAGGTCAGCAAATAAAAAGACTTTTATTGATATCTTGCCTACAGATAATATGAAAGCTTCAGCTTGA
- the rplU gene encoding 50S ribosomal protein L21, with translation MFAVIETGGKQYLVKEGSIIKVEKLEAEEKKEVEINKVICISNNGLSYSSNATVKAEVLEQCRGEKIIIFKKKRRKNYRRKTGHRQYITVLRINEINLQK, from the coding sequence ATGTTTGCAGTAATTGAGACTGGTGGAAAGCAATATTTAGTAAAAGAAGGCAGTATAATAAAGGTAGAGAAGTTAGAAGCTGAAGAAAAAAAAGAGGTGGAAATCAATAAGGTGATTTGTATTTCAAATAATGGCTTATCTTATTCATCTAATGCTACTGTTAAAGCTGAAGTATTGGAGCAGTGTAGAGGAGAAAAAATTATAATCTTTAAGAAGAAAAGAAGAAAAAATTACCGTAGGAAAACTGGTCATAGGCAGTATATAACTGTTCTTCGTATCAATGAAATTAATCTTCAAAAGTAA
- a CDS encoding TenA family transcriptional regulator yields the protein MYNEIEGELYNVIVKEFSDLIDRMKEHPFYVELVNGTLDYKRFKFYLQQDFLCSVDNARAHLVVAAKVNDVETMSRLIDITKGTFDFREQYKKYFEDCDLSDNNKKSRACSAYADLFMSTAYHNSVTETLVLSYSLFNVYQIVICHMANEITTKGIKSNKYKKWIDICNSKGMDAVVEEVSDITSELYKKASDCEKEKIYELCRKGLELEIVFLDEAYYSNIPQ from the coding sequence GTGTATAACGAAATAGAAGGAGAACTGTACAACGTAATTGTAAAAGAGTTTTCCGATCTTATTGATAGGATGAAAGAACATCCTTTTTATGTTGAATTGGTGAATGGTACTTTAGATTATAAAAGATTTAAATTTTACCTTCAGCAGGATTTTCTATGTTCTGTAGATAACGCTCGTGCTCATTTAGTGGTTGCAGCTAAAGTTAATGATGTTGAGACAATGAGTAGGTTAATTGATATAACAAAAGGAACATTTGATTTTCGAGAACAATATAAAAAATATTTCGAGGATTGTGATCTATCTGATAATAATAAAAAGTCAAGAGCTTGTTCTGCCTATGCTGACCTTTTCATGAGTACTGCGTATCACAATTCTGTTACTGAGACCTTAGTGTTGTCTTATTCTCTCTTTAATGTATACCAAATTGTTATATGCCATATGGCAAATGAGATAACAACTAAGGGGATTAAAAGTAACAAATACAAAAAGTGGATTGATATCTGTAATAGCAAAGGAATGGACGCGGTGGTTGAAGAGGTTAGTGATATTACAAGTGAGCTATACAAAAAAGCTAGTGACTGTGAAAAGGAAAAGATATATGAGCTTTGTAGAAAAGGACTGGAGCTAGAGATAGTGTTTTTGGATGAGGCATATTACTCTAATATACCTCAATAA
- the metK gene encoding methionine adenosyltransferase: MSLYKNLVTSESVAAGHPDKVADQISDAILDEYLFTDPFARAAIETLVTKDNVIIAGEVFGPNIKKGRIESIVRNTIKDIGYEHDGFHWRKVKVNILLHEQSNDIAIGLDQGAGDQGIMYGYATTETKNLMPAPIFYAHSILKNIMSAVKEAKLGPDAKSQITLAYENNLPVRAESIIVSIQHPEDLDQSKVKEIIYPYIVSFLPEGWMCPEENLLVNPTGRFVIGGPVGDCGLTGRKIMVDTYGGYIPHGGGAFSGKDATKVDRSAAYMARYLAKNIVFAGLAERCLVQFSYAIGISKPTSFYIDTFGTNTVEEGVIKKFIENNIDLSTKGIIKHLSLNHPIYKRTACYGHFGKQSESDGGFSWENMNLSADLCREFNIEGNSKISLDC, translated from the coding sequence ATGAGTTTATATAAAAATTTAGTAACCAGTGAATCAGTGGCGGCTGGTCATCCAGATAAAGTAGCAGATCAAATTTCAGATGCAATACTTGATGAATACCTTTTCACTGATCCTTTTGCGCGAGCTGCAATAGAGACTTTAGTCACCAAAGATAACGTTATTATAGCTGGGGAAGTATTCGGACCTAACATCAAAAAGGGCAGGATTGAAAGTATTGTACGGAATACAATAAAAGATATTGGTTATGAGCATGATGGTTTCCACTGGAGAAAAGTGAAGGTAAATATATTATTACATGAGCAATCAAATGACATTGCAATAGGGTTGGATCAAGGTGCTGGAGATCAGGGCATAATGTATGGCTATGCAACAACAGAGACAAAAAACCTTATGCCGGCACCCATTTTTTATGCGCACTCGATTCTGAAAAATATCATGAGCGCAGTTAAAGAAGCAAAACTTGGTCCAGATGCAAAGTCACAAATCACTTTGGCATATGAGAATAACCTCCCGGTACGTGCTGAAAGTATTATTGTCTCAATACAGCACCCTGAGGATTTGGATCAATCAAAAGTAAAAGAAATAATTTACCCTTACATAGTTTCATTTTTACCTGAAGGATGGATGTGTCCTGAGGAAAATCTCTTAGTCAATCCAACTGGTAGATTTGTTATTGGTGGGCCGGTTGGTGATTGTGGATTAACCGGACGGAAAATTATGGTTGATACTTATGGAGGTTATATTCCACACGGTGGAGGAGCATTTTCCGGAAAAGATGCAACCAAAGTTGATAGATCTGCAGCTTATATGGCAAGATACCTTGCTAAAAATATTGTCTTTGCAGGGTTGGCTGAACGTTGTCTGGTGCAGTTTTCTTATGCAATTGGTATATCAAAACCTACTTCATTCTATATTGATACATTTGGTACGAATACGGTAGAGGAAGGAGTAATTAAAAAGTTTATCGAGAATAATATAGATTTATCAACAAAAGGCATAATCAAGCATTTATCGCTTAATCATCCTATATATAAACGTACAGCCTGTTATGGACATTTTGGTAAACAGTCGGAAAGTGACGGTGGATTTTCTTGGGAAAACATGAACTTGTCCGCTGATCTTTGTAGAGAATTCAATATAGAAGGTAATAGTAAGATTTCTTTAGATTGCTAA
- the ruvC gene encoding crossover junction endodeoxyribonuclease RuvC, with product MVKIIGLDPGISKTGWAIIDLNEKNNIEFLGGGTISTDGKLDTGERLHIIFEQLKKVISLYSPNEAAVEKIFVNKNPKSSLTLGYARGVVILALKITDLTINEYDANYVKKSITGNGHADKDQIIFMVKQIVKNLNIKCHHAADALAVAICHAYTKGSCFVE from the coding sequence GTGGTTAAAATAATAGGTCTAGATCCAGGGATAAGCAAGACTGGGTGGGCCATTATCGACCTAAACGAAAAAAATAATATTGAATTTTTGGGCGGTGGTACCATATCAACTGATGGTAAATTGGATACAGGTGAACGCTTACATATAATTTTTGAACAATTAAAGAAAGTAATTTCCCTATACTCTCCGAATGAAGCTGCGGTAGAAAAAATTTTTGTTAATAAAAATCCTAAATCTTCACTAACTTTAGGATATGCAAGAGGGGTCGTAATTTTAGCGTTGAAAATAACAGATCTAACTATAAATGAATATGACGCAAACTATGTAAAAAAAAGCATTACCGGAAATGGCCATGCTGATAAGGATCAGATTATATTTATGGTGAAGCAGATAGTTAAAAATTTGAATATAAAATGTCACCATGCTGCTGATGCTCTTGCTGTAGCAATTTGTCATGCTTATACGAAAGGTTCTTGTTTTGTTGAGTAA
- the rpmH gene encoding 50S ribosomal protein L34, with translation MKRTFQPKNLIRKRRHGFRSRMATRAGRKILNRRRSLGCNKLCA, from the coding sequence ATGAAGAGAACATTTCAACCAAAAAATTTGATAAGAAAGCGTAGACACGGATTTCGTTCACGTATGGCAACAAGAGCTGGAAGAAAAATCCTTAATAGGCGCCGTTCATTAGGGTGTAACAAGTTATGCGCATAG
- the atpD gene encoding F0F1 ATP synthase subunit beta, giving the protein MNIGRAIKVTQAVVDIKFEGELPKIFNALKSKLKYKDKELVLEVSQHIGDNIVRCIAMDSTDGMSRGDEFVDTGAPISVPIGRSTLGRIFNVVGELIDECGPLKGKYNLEPIHRAPPSFTEQRIQEEVLVTGIKVIDLLAPYLKGGKIGLFGGAGVGKTVLIMELINNIAKAHKGFSVFAGVGERTREGNDLYHEMITSNVININEHEKSQAVLVYGQMNEPPGARARVALTALTMAEYFRDKENQDVLFFVDNIFRFTQAGSEISALLGRIPSAVGYQPTLATDMGAMQERIASTTSGSITSVQAIYVPADDLTDPAPATTFSHLDATTVLSRQIAEMGIYPAVDPLDSTSQSLSAEIIGEEHYKVASEVKRILQTYKSLQDIIAILGMDELSDEDKIIVDRARKIQKFLSQPFHVAEIFTGMPGKFVSLSDTVSSFKGIVEGKYDHLPEAAFYMVGNIDEAIKKAELIQTEAK; this is encoded by the coding sequence ATGAATATAGGTAGAGCGATTAAGGTAACTCAAGCAGTTGTTGATATAAAATTTGAAGGTGAATTGCCTAAAATATTTAATGCTTTAAAAAGCAAACTAAAATATAAGGATAAGGAGCTGGTTTTAGAAGTTTCGCAGCATATAGGTGACAATATAGTTCGTTGTATTGCTATGGATAGCACAGATGGTATGTCAAGGGGGGATGAATTTGTTGATACAGGTGCACCAATATCGGTGCCAATTGGGCGTTCAACTTTAGGAAGGATTTTTAATGTTGTTGGAGAGCTTATAGATGAGTGTGGTCCACTGAAGGGAAAATATAACTTAGAGCCTATACACAGAGCACCTCCAAGTTTTACTGAACAGAGAATACAGGAAGAAGTTTTAGTTACGGGAATAAAAGTTATAGATCTTCTTGCACCTTATCTTAAAGGAGGAAAAATTGGCTTATTTGGTGGAGCCGGTGTTGGTAAAACAGTCCTGATAATGGAATTAATTAATAATATAGCAAAAGCTCATAAAGGATTTTCTGTGTTTGCCGGGGTAGGGGAGAGAACGCGTGAAGGTAACGATCTTTATCACGAGATGATCACTTCAAATGTAATAAATATAAATGAGCATGAAAAATCTCAAGCTGTTTTGGTTTATGGTCAGATGAATGAGCCTCCTGGAGCAAGGGCTAGAGTTGCTTTAACAGCACTTACTATGGCAGAATATTTCCGTGATAAGGAAAATCAAGATGTTCTATTTTTTGTAGATAATATCTTCCGTTTTACACAAGCTGGTTCTGAAATTTCTGCTTTACTTGGAAGAATACCGTCAGCTGTTGGTTATCAGCCAACCCTTGCAACTGATATGGGTGCAATGCAAGAAAGAATAGCTTCAACAACTTCTGGTTCTATTACTTCTGTGCAAGCTATATATGTTCCTGCGGACGATTTAACTGATCCAGCTCCAGCAACTACATTCTCTCATCTTGATGCCACCACAGTGTTATCAAGGCAAATAGCTGAAATGGGAATATACCCTGCTGTTGATCCACTTGATTCAACTTCTCAGTCTTTATCTGCTGAAATCATTGGTGAAGAACATTATAAGGTAGCTTCTGAGGTGAAACGTATATTGCAAACTTATAAATCACTGCAAGATATTATCGCAATACTTGGTATGGATGAGCTATCTGATGAAGATAAAATTATTGTTGATAGGGCTCGTAAGATTCAGAAATTTCTTTCTCAACCTTTTCACGTTGCAGAAATATTTACTGGCATGCCTGGTAAATTTGTTTCACTTTCTGATACTGTTTCCAGTTTTAAAGGGATTGTTGAAGGCAAATATGATCACTTACCAGAGGCCGCTTTTTATATGGTGGGGAATATAGATGAAGCAATAAAAAAGGCTGAATTAATACAAACTGAAGCTAAGTAA